CACGACTCGATTACTCCGGAGCGATGCAGTAGACAGACCgagcaggaaaaataaaacacacctgATCACGTTTTTCTATCGTTTACGCTAAACCCACAATCCGCCTTAGCGTAATTAGTGTACTGAAATGTTTGCCATTACTTTTCCTTTACCACAAAGAAcgagggagggagagagagagacggcGGGAAAAAGTATTAAACTAGCATCCCACATGCACACTGGGATGGGTTAAAAGCTTCTGAAGCTAGTACACCAGCTAACACCTGGCGATCTGACGAACGGTGGCCGTTGCAATCAACACCCGTCCGATCCGGATGATGGGATGAGCGCGTGCAGCTCAGCGCAAAGAACATAACCGACGACGGGCGATGGATTCAATCGAATCGAAATGAAGGAATTTCCCTCAGGGAAACGTTGTCAGTTCACGTGGATGGCGTAACGTTGGGTTGGCGCTGATTCTGAATCTTACCGGAGCTGGGCCGtgatgggtttgttttttttaattggtgACGCATTTTGGGTGCCAATTTGGTCGTTAACTTTGTGTCTCGGTTCACTGACAAATTGGTCAAATTTGTTGTTGTACTTCATAagtattttatataatttgttttaatttatttatttttaaattattatatatttcatatttccttgtatttattgataattttatttttattatatgaaatatttttcatatatcCTTAGATCTTTTCTGATTATTATCTTAATAATTATTGTCTATTATCTTTAgctattttacatatttacataTGCATATTTTTAcatatacatattttaaaattgatgtgattttcacttctttttttgtttcattcattagCATTCATTTGCCTTAATCGTCGTTATATTATTAATGcttcatatattttattgtgtttattcatttttttgtaaattagtTAAATACTTATAGTAAGATTAGAATTTCATCTCTTCTTGTACTTAAAGAAATGATCATCAAAAACTAAATACACTtagatactttttttaataatgttttccgCCCAATGTGTTTGCAAACGGCGACTGCTGTGACCCATCTCGATCGCTCGACGATGGCAAGAACCCACCCGTCCCGTCTATGCCGCACACTTCGGCAGCAttaatcattaaaattaaatataataaatagaaTTTTCACATTCCTTTCCCGGTCACCGGTCAGGCTGATGAGCGTGTCACAGCGGCCCATGCCACACAGCCAGCTGGTACGAGCTGATGGGGTTATCGTCAATGCTTTTTGGCCCTCGTGATCATTACGTCCGTAAAACTGGCTATCTTATTTGCCCCATCGCGACCACCTGACCCACAGGGCCCGATATGACCGGTTCATAAAATCTCGTGCAAAGAGCCGagatattttccatttgcaaaaaaatgtgtcGCAACCCATGTTTGATTCGATGACGACGAAGGGTTGACCTCGGCAAACCGAACGGAAATAAATTGGTGCATTTTAATATACGccaaagagagaaaaaccaATGCTAAGTTTCCGATActgtttgtaatattttatcacaaagttgttgtaaaattatatttgttgttgcaaataacataaaaataaaatattctataCTTTTAGCATTAAACTTGTGTCAAGTTTATTATCTATTCAGAAAATTTAATCAGGAAAAATACAACTATTTTCCTGAATTTTCCAATCTGAAGCCCCGCAAATAGTACAATGGTAACATAATTCTGAAGTCACCATCCTTGCTTACCGTAATTCCTATCAGCTTAGCAAAGTGAGCGCAGAAATCCATCCGTACGACCATAATACCATCTCCAGACGGACGCTATCCTTGCGCGATATTCTTCGCCAACCGTAATCCTACCATGGCAGGATCGAACTCAATGCTTTAAGCTCGCTAAACTTCCGTTCCTTCAACGCACGTGGAGAGTTATCGTAGCTGGACGTTGAACGATAAATCAAATCGATCCGCAAAGTTTTTGGCCTGTTCGTACTGTGATTGGGTTACTAATAGCAAGGCAGCCCTCGGGTTCATCAATGTTTCAAAGGGCAGCAACGACCAGAAGCAgctgagatgttttttttttctccgcaCGGGAAAGGGTGGTGCACTGGAACTTAATAATGGTTATGGTATCagtaagaatttttaatgccAACATCAATAACAAAGTAAATTATGATGAAAAGAAGTTGAAAGGCAAACccatggaaaaaagggaaaaccccTTTTCACGGAAAATACTTAAATGTACTTAATATTccattgagaaaaaaaagacggcaACAGAACGATACCACTACAGTAAAGCAATATGAAATAGCTTCAGACACCGGTCAGGGATAAAGCCAATGGCAAAAAGTTGTTAAAACAGAGATTAAACCAAACACATCCCACTGTCGACTGCCATCGAAATGGATAAAGGAAGTGGATTCATCGTACACGGTGTCATGTTCCGACAAAAAAGGCTTATCGGAGGCTATATAGTATACATAAGCTTTATGTCGACATTCCGTTCTGCAAGGAAGTGTAGCAAAGCAGAAAAGTCTTTTTCACTCGTGAACGATTTGACAGGACAGTCGGAATTCAATGTATAACTTTTTACCTGTAGTTGAATCGTAGTTTTAATGTTGGTACCGTTTCGTAGGAATTCTTAAGCAGAAGATAtgttataataatattttatttaaaaaaaaatcttgtatTTGAGAGCAATTTATATCGTTTGAgaagtatatttaaaaaaagacatcttaatattaataataattttaatagggtttttccattgaattgaatttaataatttttatttttactattttactaCACCACCTCGCATGATACTTTTTTAAAGATTCAATTTCATGACGGTACAATAAAGAACCAAGCAGCAACTGGTGggaaacttcaagtttccattttccacattttctcCATCAACCGACAACAATGTTTTTTCTACCCGCATGGCACTCCTGGCACTACTTTAAAAAACCATACGAACTAaagcgaacaacaacaaaatggtgcTACCATTCAACATATCCTGTGTGCACCGTTTTTCCCTTGCTTGAAACAGTTTTTCTCGACTCGCAACCTGATGCTTTCCTTTATGTGTTAAACCTTTCCATCTGAACATGGATGCgcgtacatgtgtgtgtttggtaaggataaaatacatttttcctGTACCACTACATGCTGCTAATATGAtcgctttttttaaaacaaaatggtacaaaataaatattcctgTTTCCGCGTTGTGTTTCCTGCTGGTGGGTGCAAATTTTACTTTCTTCATGAAGCTTGACGGaacacagaataaaaaaaaacaccaaaagaacatacacacattgcCCAAACATGTTGCAGAATGGTAAtgaacattattattttaaaacattctcgTACGTGATGTGGCAACGAGCTTGCGTCAATGGAAATATGGCCAATATAatgttcaagttttttttttgcttcctggAGCGTTGCCTCCAAGAAATGCTACGAACGCATCCGCTTCCACATAATCTCAGTTGCATCGCATGCCAGTAGAATGTTTTAAAGCGGCCACCAATGAAGCAAACGAAAGCTCGCTTGAATCATGCCTTAAGCACTACGTCAAGTGGAGAAGATAAACTTCTTTCCTGCTAGCCTGATATGTTTTACCTCGTGACTATGTCCCAATTGACCTAAATCCTTCGAGGTCGCATTCCGTGAGGGCACTGTTTGCTAGCTTCCTGACAAAAATTCAACTTCTTCTACTTAGTTTAAAGCGTCTCTAAACTGTTCACCGTACGGTGGAAAAGCCGCAGACAACAGCTCCATCACGAAAACTTAAAAAACTTAGAACTAATATCCTTGTAGCATTTTTCAACTTCCTCACCGTTGGCTTAGTTTAAATGCAGCGTGTTTGAATGTGACATCGTTTGCATGGAAAATGTGAAGGTTTTTGtagtggaaatggaaatggtttcCAACCCATCGGTTGGCATGCAGTTTCAGTTGTCGGTGAGTAATGTGTGAAATAACTCGAAAGGTCATCGAGCACACACGACATGGTCTAACAGTCTAGTTTTCTTTCTAGACCGCACTGATTAATGCTACTGTTTGCTCACGTTATGAATTTGGCCTTACGTACGCTAAACCAACATTAATTAAGATGCATGAATTATTTATAACTCGTGTCCAAATGTTGCCCATCAGTTTCGGGCTATAAAGATCAGTATGATAAACATTGTAGTGGAAGAATGTATGAATCACATGGATCAACTAGCGCACTTGCGTCGTAGGAATTTTATTAGAATTTTgtgaatattattaaaaaaaaaaacatataagtTGAAAAGAATTcgaatattttatcaatttctAACAAAAAGTCtagttttgtgtgttattttaagtcttgtgaaatttatcacgtttttgtttcatgacaaattatcaatttattttattagttaTACAAATAACAGGCATTTTACATAAACACTGGTCTCTTTTTAACCTTAAATGATGTATATAGGATATGTTTTGAAGAGGAAGTTTTATatacattaaattataatttctttTAGATACTGAACTTAATTTTCACTTGCTCTAATCAATCGAAGAGATACATTGTATCGTTgaagaattatttaattattcaataGACTTTAACAAACCTCGATTTTAtatgaattaaatatttttttctccaagcGTGATTGGAGAAGCACGGTTCAGTTGAAATTTTAATCTATTCCGGTCGTTTTCTAAATCCGGTACAAGACTGAGCAAAATATGCTTCAGGCGTATAGCCCGAAGTTAAACATCAAGAAATTAGcccgaaagtatgcaatttgtataacaaaagtaattaattgaaaagtgatttcgcttttagttgaaaatttctataattatgtaattaaacaattctatttaatttacagaatgaaatataaaaatccaAAAGCAACGACCACGCAGATTTCAATGTCGTGAACTAACTTCAAAGTCTcgttaagtttaaaaaataaatgcttctCATCGTACCGTATCCATATAATTCTTCAATTATAAACCGAAACTCTAATCAACCAAAACTTTCTCAAACTTCATCAAAGTAAAACGCTACTACACCCATCGGTTGGTTTATCTGCGGGTACCCTAGAAAGGGCTCCAcaattgttgtttatttagcGCGCTCACTTATAATATAAGATCAACAGCAACATCCTCACCATGCCGCTGTTTCCAACGGTACTGGTGTTTGGTTTAATACAACTAAGCTCTCCACCGTACAAGAACCAGCGGGAAGGAAACGATTGGCAAAAAGGAAATACAGCCGCCCGATTAGCACGGAATACACGGAACGGATAGAATGTAACACTTTGAACAACCATTTTGTAGCAACGATAAGCAGCAGCCATTGGTACGGTCCTGATTCCCTCGGTAGTAGCCTTCCGTTACCACTTCCTGGTTCTTGCAGACTTTCAAGCAGATCGCAAATAAGGTGGAAGAGAAACTGATGGTAGAGCAGCGCCCAGCTTCAAAGAACGACCACACGTAGAGGTGTGTGGGCCCAGATATAACAGTGTTCTGTTGTGGGAAATATTACTCCCCGGATGACACGAATGTGCATTACTGACGAAGAAGAAACTTAACGAAGAAATGGGATtttgttggagttttttttacgcttttgaatttttttttggtttgatgcTTAAATTCCAGGGTGTAGTCCAGCACTTAATCATCACCACCAGTCATGACTTCCATGAATTCTGTTTAGATAGAAGAAATCGGAGTTAGTGATGATGGCGTTGAAGTTTGAAGCGAAAACTTACCATCGAAGTCCACGGTGCCGGAACCGTCAGAATCGATTTCCTCGATCATCATGTCCAGATCCTCGTTGGTCAGGTTGTCGTCCAGCTCCTTAAGGATCTCGCGCAGCACCTGGGTGGTGATGTAACCGTTACCCTCCTTGTCGTACAGACGGAAGGCTTCCTTCAGCTCCTGCTGCATGGCTTCGGCATCCTCCTCAACCATGAACCGGGCGGCCAGGGTAACGAACTCCTCGAACTCCAGCTCACCGGAACCGTCAGCATCGACCTCGTCGATAATTTCCTTCAGCATCTTATCGTCGAGCTGGTGGCCCAACATGCTGAGGATCGTACCGACCATCTGCGTGCCAATGCATCCCTTCTTCTCCTGATCGAATGCGTTGAACGCATTGCGGAGCACTGGAAGTGTGAAGAAGTTATTCCGATTAAACCGTGATCCATCCAGCTGGGtgtaaagggggaaaaaacttaACGAATTCGTTAAACCGCGTGTGTCTCTCATGCTTCATTCTCATTTCTCCGTTCGTGAGCAGACGAGTTTCATCATCGTACAAACGCCACTACGGTAACGTGTATTTTTAGTGCATCATCAACGGTTTAATTTGCTGCACATATTGTAGCCGTTTCCCATCGCATCCCGTCTATTGCATTTCGAATGCGATGTCAGACTGTTTCGgtgcatgtgtttgtttttgcgtgCGGCTTTCCTGTGCCGATCATTTCACAGTTCGTTTCGGGTACGGTACGTGTGTTTATTAATGAATGAACATCGGCTAGAGATGGATGGTGCACGATCGTAAAACTAGTCGCGTCATCCTCTTGCACGGTAGCAGTCACTGCACAAATGGCAGTACGCCAACAACCGAACATCACCTATGCAGCCCATTACGGCGGCACGTTTAGTGGGAAATAGTGCCGGAattgtgaaatttattttctcatcACCACCCAAAACAGACAGCCAGTGACTTCTTGGGCAGCAAGCTGTTTGTGCTAccattttactcttttttttcctttaccaaCAGAGAGCTCTGAACAGGAGCCATTAATGCTTTGACGGATGCATAAAAACGGAAGTTAAATTTTCGCATACAAAATGACCATCAAGGGAGGAGTTTGTGGAAAAAACGGGGCAGGTTTTTGTGTGCGGATACGAACATATACGTGAATTAAAATGGCATTTTCTATTACGTGCTTTCGGCAGCGtccttttgtttatttttcgctgTTGAGTGGGATGCAAACGTAACAACACTCCGGGGACTCATTATGTCGTGTAGGGCGAAGCAACCAAGCGAACTGTGATAAGCGGAATGTTAGTTTTAAACGGTTCCAAGAGAATTTTGTTGAGTGTGTGAGAAGACAGAGATTTattataggaaaaaaatgatataagtttaaaaaaaaagaaaatttaaatattctttttttgcccTTACTTTTAATGCTTCTTAgtaatttttgaataattaaaaaatagaaacatcaACTAGTAAAACACGGTTTCAATTTAGCTTTTAATTTGCAACCTTTCTCCCAAAACTTGCTGCATTTCAATCACTCCTTGAGTGCACCTCGCTGTGTCATCCGCGGAAGCACGTTTCATTCATTATCATGCAACGTACTGCACGGTGCGACCGCTTAACGACCACGCGCTGAATCGTTGCTGGTGCACATCCATCCAGGTGCACAGCAACGAGGCACAACCATCCCAATTCCCAAAGGCGAAGGCAAGACCTCATAAATCCACCCCGAAAAACGTACAGCTTCATTGACATTTGCAGCAGAAGCGTTGCTTTTCGGGTAGGTTGCTAGTTTGGAACGTAGCACGTATCGGCAAAGTTAAATCACTCAGTGTTGGGTGCATTTGCGATGCAATTTcgaggtgtgttttttttaagcttaTCAGATTATCGCGCGATGCAAGAAACGCACgcttgttttttggggtgccAAATTGTGTTTCAACACCAATGGTAAAGATGGTGGAATTGggtttatttctgtttttttttatatatttaaggAGGGTCATAATTCAAGTTCACGGTTATCGCGATTGGATGCCAACACTCTGGCCACCGTCTGTCACGGTGGTGATAAATTTTTCGCAGCCTGTAAGTTTACGGatttggaaatgaaattccATGCTACTATAAAAATACAAGGCAAGATTTACAGCATGTTTGGTTATGGTATTGGAGTCTGTTGGTTcaaagatttaatttaaaattattttcattttggattgttggacatatttttttgctctttaaaATTGTATCCAAaaacattttgcacaaaaaaacagcaattaaattttgtttccctCATAACTCCTTTCATGCGTGGAATAATTGCTTTTACGACAGGTCTGTGGCCGTCCCATCCGTCATTCAGctcgtttcgattttttggcaaatttgaaccaaatatataaaaacaaactcaccAAACTGAGCCGCTAATTGATTGGCAACGGCGTTTAAATTATTCGTCAGCATTAAACGGCACGGGCGTTTTCGTGCGATGACTTTAAAGAAGaaatacaacagaaaaaaaaaccaacaactcAATCAATTCTCACTCATCCTAAAACCCATtagtgagcttttttttaagaactttactttggtttgctttcgatgtttttcttcatttatgttATTATGCGACTGCGACCTAGCgtgatttattttcctaaCCATGCTGGTACTGTGCTATTTTAGTAATCAAACCCAGTAGCCTCCGAACCGTTGGCAATAATTATCCAACGACTTAGAACGTGCGCCCCAGACAACTGAAACCGTTTCCTGTCTCCGCTTTTGTATTAAGATCACCGCATAGTCAAAATGCAATATTCTCGCTCGAAATGAAGTTAACCTAATTAGCTGCGTACGCTTCGGTTATAAATAAACGACAAAAAATTGCGTCGCCAAGATCGACGAAACGATCTTCAAAACTCACATTTGGGTGGCTTGAAAGTTTATGACGCAAAACACGACTTGCTCCAGATCGATCGCATTTCGCTGCCAAGCGAGAACGAGATCCTAATCGATGCAGAGCAAATGCCAATGGTCTCTGTATGCCTCCGATGAATCTTGTCGGTTTGTTGGCCTGTCTATTGATTGCTGAAGGTGGACGTTTATAGGCACCTTCATTGGTGATTTTTATACGTTGTGTACGAGTGCGCGTACCTAAATCGCATTGCTCTCAATTATGCGATTTGTGAGCTGGTTCgactggtttttttgtgttgttgcctCCCTTGTGTCTATTTTCCCACCAACGACGATATTGACAAGCCGTCCAGGGAACTCTTTAACTCGCTTGAAGTGGATGGTAAAGTTGCAGAAAGTATTAAAATTGTTAGCGGCGTGTTAAGTTTCACGCTTCGAACCAATTTATGTTTCAGCTTTGTTCCTTTCGATTTACGTGCAAATACTTGCTACAGAATATGTAAAGTAGAACAAATGTTTAATGTAACAAGAATTTATAGCCTGAAGGGATACAGTTGCTTTGAATAGTCTGTTTCTCGTTAGCGCCCTTGAGCAACGCGATACCTAGATGCGGACATCTCTTCTCAAAGaattgctacattttatacattttaagaaaaataagtTTCCCACCAGCAGGAAACAGCTTTTAAAACATGTACGCACGATAAACGGATCGTAAAATTCCGAATAATcgattttattgatttgtgCTAGAATTGTAATTATCGGGTAACATGAGGCCCGGCGAACCGAATGCAAAACCTTGGCAGAACTACACCGGTCAAACGTGTAACGGAGGCTGCCCCCGAAGCTTAACAAGGTCCCGACCTGCTTCTTGTCAACGCCAGTAAGCTCGTAAAACAAACCTATTAAGAAGATTAGAAaatggtttacttttttttaccatcccCGTAACGACCCATCGTTTGCTTTATCGAGTGACATTTCGTATGCGTTAAATGGATTATTGGTCGATAGGCAGATCGCCGAACCGTGTTGACATTGTGTTCGTAGTGGGTGCTACTGGGAAAGATTAATTAGCTTCTTATTACAACTGATAGCAACTGAGCCCGGTGGATGGTTAGTATCGAGACATCGAGCAATGATCTTCCAACTACCTCCATGGTAGGAGTTTTCGAGCAAATGCCCTCGGAAGGTGAGAGACAGTTTGTCCTTCAAACAAGAGGCAATTAAAATCCCATCCATCAACACCTGACACATGGATTCTTGATgatgaaaagaagaagatgCTGTGTAGTGTTCTAAACCTAATCTCGTTCGTATGATCTCATTCGACAACGAGATCCAACAGCATTAGTCATAACCGTATCTGCTCGAATGACGTCATGTTCGAAATAGGATCAATTCATCATACCTTCCCAACATACCAAGCCGGCTGGTGAAAGTAAAAGCCTTTTGGTGGTCTATCACTCACCAGGGCGCAGAATTGGCATAATAACGTTAACTGGAAGCTGTAGCTATAAGCTCAGTAACTCCCTATCCATTAGACGACGTTACCATTTGGCCAacctttaaaatattcaaggATCTTACTTTCGTTTGACACAACCGGGGTACCGGTAACACCTTAGAAGACAACCGGTAAACAGAAACGGTAGCCCAGTGCGGGTTGAAGTGGTTTCTTTTTGGAAATGATTACAACCTTCTCTCGCCCCCCGAGGGGACATGCGTGCTTTTAGTGGTGGGTGTGTAGTGAGGTGTGTTGTCTAGTTTTAATTTCACCTTCGTTTCTCACCGCTTTGCAGCTACATAACAACAACCAAGCCCAGCTGTGTCCGTTTAGTGACCGGGTCTTAGTCAAACAGCTGTAGTCCTAGGTCATGTCGGCGCACCACTCTCATCGAACACCAGTTATGTCCGAGGACTTcttaatgctttgttttagcTTCCCAGCGAAATTTACCAGCTCGCTTTCGGTTGGTGAAAGGACCCCAAACCTACACCCTCCCGCGGCAGGATAATTTTACACCTGCTCCACATACAAAAATGTCCCCACCTTGCAACGCTTTACATAACAACAACGTGAAGAAAACGTATCAAAATGGATCAAACAATACGAGGCGAAAGGAAACGGTCGATGATAGCAATTAATGTGCTGCAAACGGcagcaaaaatcaaacaaacaaaagaaaacatatcacaagagacaacgaaacaaacataacaactcaagaaagaaaaacggaaaacacaaCTTTGTGGATCGATACAAAACCGACCATTAAAGTGACATTCGCAACAaagaagaacagaaaaaaaacaacaacgaatgACCGAACCGAAAAGTGAGGACATGTTGCGCTCATCGTATTATCGAGCTCGTGAAAGTTGACCGAATCGGAATTTGCCAAACAACTTTCGATTACTGAAGCGTGCGGGGCCTGTGAGGGGCTTATAATTATTGTTCAATCATTAGCGAATCAATTCGCAAAAGTATTGCGCCCTGCCAGTGATGCTGGCGAACAGTAATTTACATTCATTGCTTGATTCAGTGTTATTTTACGGTGTAAAATCGGTGCCGTTTAAAAGGGAGTGGAAGATTTTTCGtaatatgcaaataatttcGTGGAAATggtaattttcattaaaccGTGCTGCAGACGATCactttaagggctaattgttGTTGGGTAATTTTTCCATTCATCTTTAACAGTGCGGGTAAAGATTCGAAAAACTtgaaagatttaattttttctactaattttcttttaaaagtaTTTTCCATCAAAGGGCTAGAGATGGTGAGAGAGGAAGTGAGAGACACGATGTGGTTTTctaattttccacccatccTTCCACCACTTTGCAATACTTACGTTCCAGCTGAGCTTTATCCAGATCATCCTGcaaaagaaagaggaaaaaaaatcatcaaaaaataTTCAAGCGACTTGATTAAGATTTTCCCTAAGGCTAGACATATATTGTCCTCCGATGTTTTCAAAATCAagcatccctttttttatgcCCCAACATTCCGTATTGATCTTGCTTAAAGTCTTGCTGCCCAGTCTGACTCCTCGAGTAAAAACGAAGGCTCGCCGTGGGCTTGTTGTACATGGAAAACTTCTAACTCCCTGGCTTCACTTCTTCTTGCTCCGTgttgcaagcaaaacaaagaaaaaaggaaaacttgtACGCCTTTTTGGATATTCAAGACACTCGATAGGTTTATCCAAACACATCCCAGCATTGCAAACCAACCGCGCTGACCGGGCACATCAGTACTGTATGTATTATAAATAGACGAACGTGTTCCGGGGGCCCTTTGATCCGGCATTGCCCACCGCTGTGTACTGCACAGTACACACTCTCGTTCGATGTTCATTTGTATTCCATACGGACCGTTGGCAGTTTTCCGTCATTTTTACTGTTTCTTGCTGCTActtttggcgttttttttttcgcacaagTTGTTCCAAAAAACTGATAGCTACGGTTCGGCTGATATTTTCAGAATTCAGCTCAGAACGGGGTCGGTGAGTGGTGattggttccatttttttttgtgctgacGTTACAAATATGACAGGTCGCTCGTAAAGTCAATGAATTGACGAGATCCAACGCGTACGCGTGGTACCAAATATCCATTAAATCTAGCAAATTGATGCTCCCCAGACGGTGGTGAAATAATGCAGCCGGACAATTCGTTTGTACCGCATaatgtgaagaagaaaaaaagtatcagCCACTAAATGAGTGATGAAGCACTCTAAATCCATTAGGTCAAATTAAACACCACCGCCTGATGGATGCATCGAACCGAAACCGTGTTTCATATCgaaaagtgatttaattttttttatattatatattccaaaaaaaaggagctaGATCATTTAGATCAAAAATCAGCTGAAATCATCAATCTTTGTTatcaatttacaaaacaatattttcaactggtttttatttttgtttctaattgAAAATGCACGATTAGCACAATTCCAGCATGCTTCCTGTTGTTTTGGAGCACTCTGGTCACAACCTGAATGTCCCAGAACTAGGTCCCATTTTTGCCTGACTCTTAGGAAATGAGCTTCTCGGTCACTGTTTTGTCTCGTTCGTTAAATTGCTTGCTAAACGAACCACTGAGCGTCGAAAAAATGATTGAGCTTCACTAGGTGGAAGGTAGCACTggcacaataacaacaacacactGACGGTTCGCAGCACCATCGTCGTTCCAGGTCCACACCAGGAGAACACCAATATAAGTTggacgatttttgttttctttgggCAAAACTTGGGTCTTTTCACCCCGCTGCTTTTACTCCAATCacccaacagaaaaaaaaaatccttcaacgAGCCTTGCGCTTTAACCTGTGGGTGAACATTACGTACGGCAAGACAACACACACCCGTTCTAGATGCCGAGATTTTCAAGGAGTTTCGAGGAAGGGCATGTGAGGCcggggggtgtgtgtgtgtgtaattttgtttctgttctaATGATTGCAATCATTCATGTGTGCCGCACGAGAATGTTGCAAAAATCTT
The DNA window shown above is from Anopheles funestus chromosome 3RL, idAnoFuneDA-416_04, whole genome shotgun sequence and carries:
- the LOC125767923 gene encoding troponin C, isoallergen Bla g 6.0101-like isoform X3, with product MDDLDKAQLELLRNAFNAFDQEKKGCIGTQMVGTILSMLGHQLDDKMLKEIIDEVDADGSGELEFEEFVTLAARFMVEEDAEAMQQELKEAFRLYDKEGNGYITTQVLREILKELDDNLTNEDLDMMIEEIDSDGSGTVDFDEFMEVMTGGDD
- the LOC125767923 gene encoding troponin C, isoallergen Bla g 6.0101-like isoform X1, which codes for MVLRTVSVLLLLCQCYLPPSEAQSFFRRSVDDLDKAQLELLRNAFNAFDQEKKGCIGTQMVGTILSMLGHQLDDKMLKEIIDEVDADGSGELEFEEFVTLAARFMVEEDAEAMQQELKEAFRLYDKEGNGYITTQVLREILKELDDNLTNEDLDMMIEEIDSDGSGTVDFDEFMEVMTGGDD
- the LOC125767923 gene encoding troponin C, isoallergen Bla g 6.0101-like isoform X2 yields the protein MSTIDDLDKAQLELLRNAFNAFDQEKKGCIGTQMVGTILSMLGHQLDDKMLKEIIDEVDADGSGELEFEEFVTLAARFMVEEDAEAMQQELKEAFRLYDKEGNGYITTQVLREILKELDDNLTNEDLDMMIEEIDSDGSGTVDFDEFMEVMTGGDD